In Candidatus Berkelbacteria bacterium, the DNA window CACCTGGAGTCAACTCGCGACCGACATCTTAGCTTATAAGTATTTACGCAAAGCCGGCGTGCCTACTCCCGAGGGCCGCGAAACCAGCGCCAAGCAGGCCGTTTACCGCATAGCACACAGCTTTGCCGATTTCGGCGAGAAGTTTGGTTATTTCGCTTCCAAAGACGACCGTATGACTTTTGAGGAAGAGTTGAGTTATCTGTTAATCACTCAGCGAGCCGCCTTTAACTCTCCTGTGTGGTTCAATGTCGGCCTGCATCATCAATACGGCATTCAAGGGCAGGGTGGGGGATTCTATTGGAATTTCGCCGAAGAGAAAGTGCTCGAAACTGAAACCGCTTATCGCAACCCTCAATGTTCGGCCTGCTTTATCTTGGCCGTTAGAGACTCCTTACCAGACATTTTTGAACTGATTAAGACCGAATCGCATATCTTTAAGTATGGTTCCGGCTCCGGTGCCAACTTCGCCCCTTTACGCAGCCGCTTCGAGAAGCTCTCCGGCGGCGGTAAATCATCCGGCATGATGAGTTTCCTCAAGGTCTTCGACCGAGCGGCCGACTCTGTTAAGAGTGGCGGTACGACTCGCCGTGCAGCCAAGATGGTTGTTGTCGATCTGGATCACCCAGAGATTGAGGACTTCATTAACTGGAAGGTTCGTGAGGAACGCAAAGTCCAAGCAATGATTGAGGCCGGTTATCCATCTGATTTTAACGGTGAGGCCTACGGCACTGTTTCTGGCCAAAATTCTAATAACTCAGTGCGCGTGACGGATGAGTTTATGAAAGCCGTCGAAAATGATGGTGAGTGGTCAACTCGCACTCGCACTAACGGCGACATCTACAAAACCTACAAGGCCCGTGAACTAATGGATATGATCGCTAAAGCCGCTTGGCAGTGCGCCGATCCAGGAATGCAGTTCGACACTACCGTTAATGAGTGGCATACCTGCCCCAATACTAACCGTATTAACGCCTCAAACCCGTGTAGTGAGTATATGTTCCTCGATGACTCGGCCTGTAACCTAGCTTCAATTAACGTTGCGAAATTTGTTGATGAAGCTGGTAATTTCGACATTGCCGGTTATCGTCACGCCTGCCGCACGGTCTTTATCGGTCAAGAAATTGCCGTTGATTTCTCGGCGTACCCAACTAAAGCCATTGCCCAAAATAGTCACGACTACCGCCCGCTAGGACTAGGCTATGCCAACCTCGGCACCCTACTGATGCTACGAGGCGTCCCGTACGACTCTGAACAAGGCCGAGCTATCGCTGGGGCCTTAACGGCTATAATGTGCGGCCACGCCTACAAAACTAGCGCCGAGATCGCCGCCGTCAAAGGGCCGTTCAACGGTTACGCAAAAAATCGTGCCCCAATGTTAAACGTTATGCGTAAACACCGGGCAGCTGCTTACCGGCTTGACGAAAAAGCTTGTCCAAACGATATCTTAGAAGCCGCCAGGCAAGATTGGGACGAAGCCGTGGCGCTTGGCGAGCAATTCGGCTACCGCAACGCCCAAGCTACAGTCATCGCGCCGACGGGAACAATCGGCCTACTAATGGACTGCGATACTACCGGCATCGAACCCGACTTCGCCCTAGTTAAATATAAAAAGCTCGCCGGCGGTGGCGGTATGAAAATTGTTAACAACGCCGTAACTCGCGCTTTGGCAAATCTTGGTTACACGCCCGAGCAACAGAAAGACATCCTGACTTACGCTCTCGGCAACGGCACCCTAAACAGCGAGACGCCGATTAATCGTTCGTCCCTGCTCGCTAAAGGATTAACTGAGGACGAAATTGCTGCTGTGGAGCGTAATTTGCCAGCTGCTTTTGATATCCGACACTCTTTCAACCGCTACGTTGTTGGAGACGCAGCAATGGAGCGCCTTGGCGTTACCAGTGAAGATGAGGCTGATCCAGGATTTTCTCTTCTAAATAAACTTGGTTTCAGCGAGATTGAGATCGAGCAAACAAACCAAGTTATCTGTGGCACACAGATGCTTGAAGGTGCGCCCCATCTTAAAGAAGAGCATTATCAAGTGTTCGACTGCGCCAATAAATGCGGCGCTCACGGTACTCGTTTCTTGAGCCCAATGTCACACGTTAAGATGATGGCCGCTGTTCAGCCGTTTATTTCCGGTGCCATCTCTAAAACCATCAACATGCCGCATGAAGCCACCGTGGAGGAAGTGAAGGACGTTTACATGCAATCGTGGAAGCTCGGCGTCAAGGCCATGGCCCTGTACCGCGACGGCTCTAAACTTAGCCAGCCGCTGAACGTTCAAAAGAAAAAAGACGAGGACAAGCCCGAGGCAGTTGAGACGCCCGCGGCTGGTATCTTTGTGCCACGGCGCCGCCGTTTGCCTGACGAGCGCAAAGCCGTGACACATAAATTCAACGTTGGTGGCCACGAAGGCTATCTAACGCTCGGATTCTTCGAGGACGGCACCCTGGGCGAGATCTTCATTACCATGTCCAAACAAGGCAGCCTTATCTCCGGGCTGATGGATGCCTGGGCCGCAACGCTATCCGTGGCGATGCAGTACGGAGTACCAGCCTCAACTTGGGTGCGTAAGTTCATGAACGCCCGGTTTGAGCCGTCTGGCTTCACTAAGAACCCTCAAATCAGGATTGCGAAGTCGATCATTGATTATGTCGCGCGTTACATTGGCTTGAAATGTTTGACGCCAGAGGAGCAGTACGAACTTGGCCTAATTAACGAAGCGCCTAATCTTGTAAGTGACAGCGCTCCCAGCGTCAACACTACCGCACCCGTAGTGGAACAGGTTACTCAAGAGGAAGCCGCACCAACCAGCGAGCCCCTAATCTCACCGGTATCAGCTCCGAGTAATCAAGCCGAGCTGCCGATCGTGGATGGGGAAAAATCTAAATCAAGTGACGCACCAATTTGTGCGAAATGTGGCAGCTTAATGCGGATGAAAACCGGCTCTTGCTACACCTGCACTAACTGCGGCAATACTTCCGGCGGCTGCGGATAGGGGATACGAAGG includes these proteins:
- a CDS encoding vitamin B12-dependent ribonucleotide reductase; the protein is MAKQKDKFHDIALKPVEISVDLSDREGKPSKGLKLNRHFTKKGKDIYADITWDKRTSIITDEKGNLISQINDLETPSTWSQLATDILAYKYLRKAGVPTPEGRETSAKQAVYRIAHSFADFGEKFGYFASKDDRMTFEEELSYLLITQRAAFNSPVWFNVGLHHQYGIQGQGGGFYWNFAEEKVLETETAYRNPQCSACFILAVRDSLPDIFELIKTESHIFKYGSGSGANFAPLRSRFEKLSGGGKSSGMMSFLKVFDRAADSVKSGGTTRRAAKMVVVDLDHPEIEDFINWKVREERKVQAMIEAGYPSDFNGEAYGTVSGQNSNNSVRVTDEFMKAVENDGEWSTRTRTNGDIYKTYKARELMDMIAKAAWQCADPGMQFDTTVNEWHTCPNTNRINASNPCSEYMFLDDSACNLASINVAKFVDEAGNFDIAGYRHACRTVFIGQEIAVDFSAYPTKAIAQNSHDYRPLGLGYANLGTLLMLRGVPYDSEQGRAIAGALTAIMCGHAYKTSAEIAAVKGPFNGYAKNRAPMLNVMRKHRAAAYRLDEKACPNDILEAARQDWDEAVALGEQFGYRNAQATVIAPTGTIGLLMDCDTTGIEPDFALVKYKKLAGGGGMKIVNNAVTRALANLGYTPEQQKDILTYALGNGTLNSETPINRSSLLAKGLTEDEIAAVERNLPAAFDIRHSFNRYVVGDAAMERLGVTSEDEADPGFSLLNKLGFSEIEIEQTNQVICGTQMLEGAPHLKEEHYQVFDCANKCGAHGTRFLSPMSHVKMMAAVQPFISGAISKTINMPHEATVEEVKDVYMQSWKLGVKAMALYRDGSKLSQPLNVQKKKDEDKPEAVETPAAGIFVPRRRRLPDERKAVTHKFNVGGHEGYLTLGFFEDGTLGEIFITMSKQGSLISGLMDAWAATLSVAMQYGVPASTWVRKFMNARFEPSGFTKNPQIRIAKSIIDYVARYIGLKCLTPEEQYELGLINEAPNLVSDSAPSVNTTAPVVEQVTQEEAAPTSEPLISPVSAPSNQAELPIVDGEKSKSSDAPICAKCGSLMRMKTGSCYTCTNCGNTSGGCG